Within the Pseudonocardia alni genome, the region TGCACCTTCGGCACCGCGAAGCTGGTCATGATCAGCAGGAAGACGAACAGGTTGTCGACCGACAGGGCCTTCTCGGTCAGCCAGCCGGCCATGTACTCGCCGCCGTACTGCCAGCCCGAGAAGACGCCGACACCGACGCCGAACAGCAGGGCGATCGCGATGTAGCCGGCCGACCAGATCGCCGACTCGCGCAGCGTGGGCTCGTGCGGGTCACGGGCGTGCCCGACGAAGTCGAACACGAGCATGCCGACGACGACGGCGAGCGTGGCCAGCCACGCCCAGAGGGGAACGTTCACGGCGGGGTCCTCCAGCGCAGGTAGGGACGCTGAAGGTCTCCTCCGCCCGCCGCGGTGACCGCGGTGGACCGGCGCAACCGGGACCGGCTCGGGCCGGTGCCGTGATGACGGCGACGCCGTGTTCGGGAGTACTCCCCTTCGACTGTGCAGAACGCTAGGGCATGGCCCCGGGTTCCGACAGTGGGGGGTACGCGAGCCTCGTCACATCTGTCCGTTTCCGCCGACGACCTCCCGGGCAGCGCCGTCGTCGTGGGCCCGCAGGGTGGCCGCGGGACCGGCGAGCGTGGCGCGGGCCTCAACCTGCGGCGAGCCGGACGGTCGCGGCGTCGCGGGCCGGCTGCACCGGACGCGGGGCGGCGGGCAACCTGCGGACGGCGGCGCGGGCCGTCGCGGAGGCGGCCGCCCGCGCGGCGGCCGGGCGGACCGGGGCGGCCCCGGTCCCGGTCCCGGTCCCGGCCGGACGGGTCACGACAGGCAGCGGGCCGGTACCCGACACGCGCGGCGCCGGGAAGGTCGCGGCGGCGACGTGCGCGGGCCGCGCCGGCTCCTCGGGCAGGACCGGCGGCACCGGCGTCGCCGGGCCCACCTCGTGCACCGTGACAGCCGGCTGCCGGGCCGGGGCGGGCGCGTCACGGAACGGCGTCGGGACCGGCGACGGCCGGGTGTGCCCGCTCCCCCGCTCCAGGCGCTCGCAGCGCTCCCGGCCCCGGCCCGCCACCCGTGCGGCCAGCCGCAGCGCGGTGCGCGGCGCCTCCAGGTAGCCGACCAGCGCCCGGTACACCCAGCCCGGCGCGGACAGCGTGCGGCCGCGGGCGAGGTCGTCGAGCGAGCGGCGCACGACATCGCGGGGGTCGAGCCACAGCGGGCCCTGCGGGTCGTCGTCGGTCCGGATCCGGCCCGCGGCGACAGCGGTGACGGTGACGCCGGTGCCGTGAAGCGACGCTGCGACGGTGTCGCTGAACGCCAGCACCCAGGACTTCGACGCGCCGTAAGCGTTGCCGCCCGAGGCCAGGTACCCGGCGAAGCTCGCGATGTTGAGCACGCCGCCGCGGCCGCGGGCGGTCATCGCCGGGACCGCGGCGCGGGTGAGGCGCATCAGGGCCGTCACGTTGAGGTCGATCTCGCCGGTCAGCGCCTCGACCGGCGCCTCGGCGAAGACCGCGTCGGTCTCGACGCCCGCGTTGTTGACCAGTAGCTCGATCGGCAGGTCCCGGTCGGTGATCCGGCGCTCGACGGCGGCCAGCCCGGCCGGCTCGGTGAGGTCGGCGGGCAGGACCTCGACGATGGCGCCGGTGGCGCGGCCGATCCGCTCGGCGACGTCGGCGAGGCGGGCGGCGTCGCGCGCCACGAGGACGACGGACCATCCGCGCTCGGCGAGCTCGTGGGCGTAGACGGCGCCGAGCCCGCGGCTCGCTCCGGTGACCAGTGCAGTCGGCATGTCGACGACGGTAGGGACGGTTCGCTGTGGCGCCCCTGAGAAGGCCCGCCCCGCTGAGAGCCCGCTGAGACCGGCCCGGGCCCGGCGGTACGGTCGGGGCCGCACGGTCGAGGGGAGATGGTGTCGTGCAGCAGATCGGTGAGGTGGCCACGCGTGTCGGGCTGTCGCTGCGCACCATCCGGCACTGGGACGAGCTGGGGCTGGTCACGCCGTCGGCCCGCAGCACCGGCGGCTTCCGTCTCTACACCGAGGACGACGTCGAGCGCCTGCGGTTCGTCAAGACGCTCAAGCCGCTCGACCTCGGCCTGGACCAGATCCGCGCGCTGATGGCGGTGATCGACGGTGCCCGAGCCGACCTCGACGCGGGC harbors:
- a CDS encoding MerR family transcriptional regulator: MQQIGEVATRVGLSLRTIRHWDELGLVTPSARSTGGFRLYTEDDVERLRFVKTLKPLDLGLDQIRALMAVIDGARADLDAGRPVGDDARDRLALYRTAAESQIEALHARIHGLELLSRELRALSEPRTGDADD
- a CDS encoding SDR family NAD(P)-dependent oxidoreductase, which codes for MPTALVTGASRGLGAVYAHELAERGWSVVLVARDAARLADVAERIGRATGAIVEVLPADLTEPAGLAAVERRITDRDLPIELLVNNAGVETDAVFAEAPVEALTGEIDLNVTALMRLTRAAVPAMTARGRGGVLNIASFAGYLASGGNAYGASKSWVLAFSDTVAASLHGTGVTVTAVAAGRIRTDDDPQGPLWLDPRDVVRRSLDDLARGRTLSAPGWVYRALVGYLEAPRTALRLAARVAGRGRERCERLERGSGHTRPSPVPTPFRDAPAPARQPAVTVHEVGPATPVPPVLPEEPARPAHVAAATFPAPRVSGTGPLPVVTRPAGTGTGTGAAPVRPAAARAAASATARAAVRRLPAAPRPVQPARDAATVRLAAG